A genome region from Alkalispirochaeta americana includes the following:
- a CDS encoding sigma-54-dependent transcriptional regulator: MKTILVIDDEEGIRQILSDILSDEGYRVLVAQDGLSGMGVLKEDLVDCVVLDVWLPERGGLDVLNDIRSHDAEIPVVIISGHGSIDMAVKAVKRGAFDFIEKPLSLDRITRVVRLALEMKDLRRENEMLRNYSPASARSRLVGVSSALKEVREVIRQIGESDARVLIIGENGTGKELAAREIHGASTRRDQPFVAVNCAALPETLIETELFGHEKGAFTGAHAARRGKFEHAHGGTLFLDEVADMSAGAQAKVLRVIQEMRLQRVGGEETIAVDVRIIAATNKDISREIQSGTFREDLFFRLNVVPLRMPSLRERREDIPILLNRFLEDCARERGQERCLVCEPQAMEELCAHSWPGNVRELKNFAERVSIMAAGTSLTREEARRFLGGAAPGQVPEDGSEKGSALADYLDMGLSEARDCFERDFLQAKLRAHNNNISRTAQALGIYPGSLHGKIKKLGIEVER, from the coding sequence ATGAAAACGATTCTTGTTATTGATGACGAGGAAGGCATTCGCCAGATACTCTCGGATATTCTTTCCGATGAGGGATATCGGGTATTAGTCGCCCAGGATGGGCTGTCCGGGATGGGTGTGCTGAAAGAGGATCTGGTGGACTGTGTAGTCCTGGATGTGTGGCTTCCGGAACGGGGTGGCCTGGATGTGCTTAACGATATTCGCTCCCATGATGCGGAAATCCCCGTGGTTATCATAAGCGGTCACGGTTCGATCGACATGGCGGTGAAGGCCGTAAAACGCGGAGCCTTCGACTTTATAGAAAAACCCCTCAGCCTTGATCGGATTACCAGAGTGGTCCGGCTGGCGCTGGAAATGAAGGATCTTCGGCGGGAAAACGAGATGCTTCGCAACTATAGCCCTGCCTCCGCCCGCTCCCGCCTTGTGGGGGTGAGTTCGGCCCTGAAGGAGGTGCGGGAAGTCATTCGTCAGATCGGGGAGAGCGATGCCCGTGTCCTGATTATCGGGGAGAACGGCACCGGCAAGGAGCTGGCCGCCCGGGAAATCCATGGCGCAAGCACCCGCCGCGATCAGCCCTTTGTTGCAGTAAACTGCGCAGCCCTCCCGGAGACGCTGATCGAGACGGAGCTCTTTGGCCACGAAAAGGGTGCCTTCACCGGCGCTCATGCGGCACGGCGGGGGAAGTTTGAGCATGCCCATGGGGGAACGCTCTTTCTTGATGAAGTTGCCGATATGTCCGCTGGTGCCCAGGCGAAGGTTCTTCGTGTCATTCAGGAAATGCGTTTGCAACGGGTGGGCGGCGAGGAGACGATCGCTGTGGATGTCCGGATTATCGCAGCCACAAATAAAGACATTTCCCGGGAGATTCAGAGCGGAACCTTTCGGGAAGATCTTTTTTTCCGGTTAAATGTGGTTCCTCTTCGTATGCCCTCCTTGCGTGAACGCAGGGAGGATATTCCGATTCTCCTGAATCGCTTCCTGGAGGATTGTGCGCGGGAACGGGGACAGGAGCGGTGCCTGGTCTGTGAACCCCAGGCGATGGAGGAGTTGTGTGCTCATTCCTGGCCGGGGAATGTGCGAGAGTTGAAGAACTTTGCCGAACGGGTTAGCATCATGGCTGCTGGTACTTCGCTGACTCGGGAAGAGGCCCGGCGATTTCTGGGGGGGGCGGCTCCCGGGCAGGTTCCGGAGGATGGTTCCGAAAAAGGGTCTGCCCTGGCTGATTATCTGGATATGGGCCTCTCCGAGGCTCGGGATTGTTTTGAGCGGGATTTTTTGCAAGCCAAGTTGCGTGCTCACAATAACAATATTTCCCGCACCGCCCAGGCCTTGGGGATATATCCCGGCAGTTTGCACGGCAAAATCAAGAAACTTGGTATTGAGGTAGAACGATGA
- the rpoN gene encoding RNA polymerase factor sigma-54, which translates to MSSMQFQKPALSQRQEMRLTPQLLQSIQLMTLPLQELQLRVQEELETNPALELVSEAPSLSLNERDDSGDDYDYFENSSDPGYSPGASFQGDEEGKRNFLEGALSRPESLHEHLLWQLRLQPISEREFRVGELLILNLDDNGFHQEPPDLLVSDDDRPLLKPLMDTIRTFEPVGCCTADFRESLLVQAGLMVDPPPKLQEIVGNHLEKLERGHHHEVAQALAISLEEVQEALEALRSLTPYPGRMFSSDAAGYVIPDLLLKREEGQFLLVLNDEQIPVLGVNPFFSRVATGDNREARKFAGRGVREAQWFIQGIQQRNETLLRVARAILEFQRDFFLKGKKHLVPLTLKDIAFELNVSESTVSRITNGKYIQTEWGIFELKHFFSNRVAGAGPGGAQYSKEGVKEIIREILEEQDSQGKRFSDQKLADLLAQRGIKIARRTVAKYRSELKISSSYER; encoded by the coding sequence ATGAGTAGTATGCAGTTCCAGAAACCTGCGTTATCACAGCGGCAGGAAATGCGGCTCACCCCGCAGCTCCTGCAAAGTATCCAGCTCATGACACTCCCCCTGCAGGAGCTGCAGCTCCGCGTTCAGGAGGAGCTGGAGACAAATCCTGCCCTGGAACTGGTCTCGGAGGCTCCTTCACTTTCGCTGAACGAACGGGACGATTCCGGCGATGACTACGATTATTTCGAAAACTCCTCAGATCCCGGGTATTCCCCAGGGGCCTCGTTTCAGGGGGATGAGGAGGGAAAACGAAATTTCCTGGAGGGCGCCCTCTCCCGGCCCGAATCGCTTCATGAGCATCTTCTGTGGCAACTGCGGCTTCAACCCATTTCCGAGAGAGAGTTCCGGGTGGGGGAGTTGCTGATTCTCAACCTCGATGACAATGGCTTCCACCAGGAGCCGCCGGACCTGCTCGTCTCCGACGATGACCGGCCTCTGCTCAAGCCCCTCATGGATACCATCAGGACTTTTGAACCTGTGGGGTGCTGTACTGCCGATTTTCGGGAATCACTCCTGGTTCAGGCGGGTCTCATGGTAGATCCCCCGCCAAAACTCCAGGAGATCGTTGGGAATCATCTGGAAAAACTCGAGCGAGGCCATCATCATGAGGTCGCCCAAGCTTTGGCTATCTCTCTGGAAGAGGTTCAAGAAGCTCTGGAGGCGCTTCGATCGCTCACGCCCTATCCGGGGCGCATGTTCTCCTCTGACGCCGCTGGTTACGTGATTCCCGACCTGCTGTTGAAACGGGAGGAGGGGCAGTTCCTCCTGGTGCTGAATGACGAGCAAATCCCGGTTCTTGGTGTAAACCCGTTCTTTTCCCGGGTGGCAACGGGGGACAACCGGGAGGCCCGAAAGTTCGCTGGCCGCGGTGTTCGTGAGGCTCAGTGGTTTATTCAGGGTATCCAGCAGCGCAACGAGACGCTGCTCCGGGTAGCCCGGGCGATCCTGGAGTTTCAGCGGGACTTCTTCCTGAAGGGCAAAAAGCATCTGGTTCCTCTCACGCTCAAGGATATCGCCTTCGAGCTGAACGTGAGCGAATCCACAGTTTCCCGGATCACGAACGGAAAGTATATTCAGACTGAATGGGGAATTTTCGAGTTGAAGCATTTCTTCTCGAATCGTGTAGCCGGTGCGGGGCCTGGCGGCGCGCAATACAGCAAGGAGGGCGTAAAGGAGATCATTCGGGAGATTCTGGAAGAGCAGGATTCGCAGGGCAAGCGGTTTTCGGACCAGAAGCTTGCGGATCTCCTGGCTCAGCGGGGGATCAAGATTGCCCGCAGGACCGTTGCAAAATATCGCAGCGAACTGAAAATCAGCTCGTCCTACGAGCGATGA
- the uvrC gene encoding excinuclease ABC subunit UvrC: MNNFPASPGVYLMKDSQERIIYVGKAKNLRARVRSYFLKDNPIKTKVLMSHVTVIDYIVTGNEYEALLLENNLIKRHSPRYNINLKDGKSYPVIRITADPFPRVFQTRTIIQDGSRYFGPYPGVSRLESYLELIEKLYPLRKCRSSSLKKREQPCLYHHIGRCAAVCAGKTSRDEYLRRVEKIESLLSGKTEALRREITEKMTAAGASLQFEKAAEYRDILAALDQMESEQRIVDFDPEVRDYIGYATGETFSAFVVFQMRQGNLLGSTTFHGELPGSEEENLVEFVLQFYSSTSRAPQKLYTSASLGDVAPLKRFFQEELSTEVDISPPGSTRDAAILRLCTENARQELERLQRARGDLPALEELARLLHLPAPPLRIEGFDIAQVGGHHTVASLVSFSRGVPDKSQYKRFRIKSLPDGAIDDFGAMREVLARRYSRVKNEKLPKPDLILIDGGKGQVSAARGILLALELPIPIVGLAKREEEIFLDDTKEPLRLPEGTPALRLLQHVRDEAHRFATTYRGSLQKKDALTSLLQAVPGIGPRRAARIMKAFPREESLLETPLDIIAKSTGISEDLAREIQNHLRKSREGS; encoded by the coding sequence GTGAATAACTTTCCTGCCTCACCGGGCGTGTACCTGATGAAGGACTCCCAGGAGCGAATTATCTACGTGGGAAAGGCCAAGAATCTCCGGGCCCGGGTTCGCTCCTATTTTCTGAAGGATAACCCCATCAAGACAAAGGTGCTCATGTCTCACGTGACAGTAATTGACTACATCGTCACGGGGAACGAGTACGAGGCGCTCCTCCTGGAGAACAACCTGATAAAGCGCCACAGCCCTCGCTACAACATCAACCTGAAGGACGGAAAGAGCTATCCCGTTATCAGAATCACCGCCGATCCCTTTCCTCGAGTCTTTCAGACCCGGACAATAATCCAGGACGGCTCCCGCTACTTCGGACCCTACCCCGGAGTCAGCCGGTTGGAAAGCTACCTGGAATTGATAGAAAAACTATATCCCCTGAGAAAATGCCGTTCATCATCGCTGAAAAAGCGGGAGCAGCCCTGCCTGTACCATCACATCGGACGATGCGCTGCAGTCTGCGCGGGGAAAACATCCCGAGACGAATACCTGCGGCGAGTGGAAAAGATCGAATCCCTGCTCTCGGGAAAGACCGAGGCACTCCGCCGGGAGATCACTGAAAAAATGACTGCAGCAGGAGCCTCTCTCCAGTTCGAAAAAGCCGCGGAATACCGGGACATCCTGGCGGCGCTGGATCAGATGGAATCGGAGCAGCGGATTGTCGACTTCGACCCGGAAGTCCGCGACTATATCGGCTACGCCACGGGGGAGACCTTCTCGGCCTTCGTTGTCTTTCAAATGCGCCAGGGAAACCTCCTGGGCAGCACCACCTTTCACGGCGAGCTCCCCGGATCGGAAGAAGAAAACCTGGTGGAGTTCGTGCTCCAGTTTTACAGTTCCACCAGCAGAGCCCCGCAAAAGCTCTATACATCGGCCTCACTGGGAGATGTAGCCCCCCTGAAGCGTTTTTTCCAGGAAGAGCTTTCCACAGAAGTCGATATCAGCCCGCCCGGATCAACCCGGGACGCTGCCATCCTGCGGCTCTGCACAGAAAATGCCCGACAGGAACTGGAGCGACTCCAGCGAGCCCGTGGCGATCTGCCTGCACTGGAAGAACTGGCCCGGCTGCTTCACCTCCCGGCCCCGCCTCTGCGCATCGAAGGTTTCGATATCGCCCAGGTGGGAGGGCACCATACCGTAGCTTCCCTGGTAAGCTTCTCCCGGGGCGTCCCCGACAAGAGCCAGTATAAGCGGTTCCGCATCAAATCACTCCCCGACGGAGCCATCGACGACTTCGGAGCCATGAGAGAAGTCCTGGCCCGCCGCTACAGCCGTGTGAAAAACGAGAAGCTTCCCAAGCCGGACCTGATTCTGATCGACGGAGGCAAGGGACAGGTCAGCGCAGCCCGGGGAATTCTCCTGGCCCTGGAGCTGCCTATCCCCATCGTGGGCCTGGCGAAACGGGAGGAGGAAATCTTCCTGGACGACACGAAAGAGCCCCTGCGGCTGCCCGAGGGAACACCAGCCCTGCGCCTTCTCCAGCACGTACGTGACGAGGCACACCGCTTTGCCACCACCTACCGGGGATCGCTCCAGAAAAAAGACGCCCTCACCTCCCTGCTTCAGGCCGTGCCGGGGATCGGGCCCCGGCGGGCAGCACGGATCATGAAAGCCTTTCCCCGGGAGGAAAGCCTCCTGGAGACACCCCTGGATATCATCGCCAAAAGCACCGGCATATCGGAGGATCTGGCCCGGGAGATTCAGAACCACCTGCGTAAATCCCGGGAAGGTTCCTGA
- the lexA gene encoding transcriptional repressor LexA, translated as MKSITPRQQEVFEAIQDFIREKKYPPAIRDLSEHFGISVKAAHGHVKALERKSMIRCNAHRSRAIEILHHEDPVGDEPAPRKVPIIGTVAAGAPVLSEEHYDGTIDVPESLLRDQDYFALRVRGDSMAGAGILEGDIAVIVSTPVAENGQIVVALVDEAVTLKRFYREQSRVQLKAENPAYAPIYTREVRILGTLAHLLRSYG; from the coding sequence ATGAAATCCATCACGCCACGGCAGCAGGAAGTCTTTGAGGCGATCCAGGATTTTATCCGGGAGAAGAAGTATCCCCCCGCGATTCGGGATCTCTCAGAACACTTCGGGATCTCCGTGAAGGCAGCGCACGGCCACGTGAAAGCCCTGGAGCGAAAATCCATGATTCGCTGCAACGCCCACCGCTCCCGGGCCATCGAGATCCTCCATCATGAGGATCCTGTCGGAGACGAACCCGCTCCCCGGAAGGTTCCGATTATTGGAACGGTTGCGGCGGGGGCACCCGTCCTCTCCGAGGAGCATTACGATGGGACCATCGATGTCCCGGAATCCCTCCTGCGGGACCAGGATTACTTTGCTCTTCGGGTCCGGGGCGACAGCATGGCAGGGGCCGGAATTCTTGAGGGAGATATCGCGGTAATTGTCAGTACCCCGGTAGCAGAGAACGGACAAATTGTGGTGGCCCTGGTCGATGAGGCTGTTACGCTGAAGCGCTTCTACCGGGAGCAAAGCCGGGTTCAGCTCAAGGCAGAAAACCCCGCCTATGCACCGATCTATACGCGGGAAGTTCGCATCCTGGGAACGTTGGCGCATCTTCTCCGGAGTTACGGGTAA
- the hprK gene encoding HPr(Ser) kinase/phosphatase, whose protein sequence is MEQFTVLDLLDLDLKENNDLGLVCIGGRSGLLRRIETPELNRPGLALSGFFDLFGAQRIQIFGRGEQAYLERLEQQETLESVERLFQSSIPCCLFTHGLEPTPSFARLAEISGCPLLQTNLDTSEFTMRLIRALGNVFAARKTIHATLVEVFGIGMLLLGESGVGKSEAALELIERGHRLVADDAVEIRRVAGNILMGQGANPALGHHMEIRGLGIINIAHLSGVGSIRDKKQIQLICRLEAWDASKEYDRIGADEQSYEILGVATPYIEVPVKPGRNIPIIIETAAMNERLKKMGYYSAREFNQNVMRWLDSENARKAYLQKKGI, encoded by the coding sequence ATGGAACAGTTTACCGTTTTGGATCTGCTTGATCTCGATCTGAAGGAAAATAACGATCTCGGGCTGGTGTGCATCGGTGGGCGTAGCGGTTTGTTGCGCCGCATCGAGACACCAGAGCTGAATCGGCCTGGTCTTGCCCTGAGCGGGTTTTTCGATCTCTTTGGAGCCCAGCGGATACAGATTTTTGGTCGTGGAGAACAGGCCTATCTGGAGCGCCTGGAGCAGCAGGAAACTCTTGAATCGGTGGAGCGGCTTTTCCAGAGCAGCATTCCCTGTTGTCTCTTTACGCATGGTCTTGAGCCTACTCCCTCTTTTGCCAGGCTGGCCGAGATCAGTGGATGCCCCCTTCTCCAGACGAACCTTGATACCAGTGAGTTCACCATGCGGCTGATTCGGGCTCTGGGGAATGTCTTTGCTGCCCGAAAGACGATTCACGCCACCCTGGTGGAAGTCTTCGGAATAGGAATGCTGCTTCTGGGAGAGAGCGGAGTTGGCAAGAGTGAGGCCGCTCTGGAGCTGATCGAGCGGGGGCACCGGCTTGTGGCGGACGATGCCGTGGAGATTCGTCGCGTAGCGGGGAACATCCTCATGGGGCAGGGGGCAAATCCGGCCCTGGGTCACCATATGGAGATTCGGGGCCTGGGAATTATCAACATCGCCCACCTCTCCGGAGTGGGGTCGATCAGGGACAAAAAACAGATTCAGCTTATCTGCCGTCTTGAAGCGTGGGATGCGTCCAAAGAATACGACCGGATTGGAGCTGATGAGCAGAGCTACGAAATCCTGGGAGTGGCAACTCCCTACATAGAAGTTCCTGTTAAACCCGGCAGAAATATCCCGATTATCATTGAAACAGCGGCAATGAATGAACGTCTTAAGAAAATGGGGTATTATTCTGCCCGCGAGTTTAACCAGAATGTGATGCGTTGGCTCGATAGCGAAAACGCGCGCAAGGCATACTTGCAGAAAAAAGGTATTTAG
- a CDS encoding HPF/RaiA family ribosome-associated protein, with the protein MNITIKSVHFDASESTREFLEERLQKIDFATDKIVDLDFTLTREKDHQFEIEAKIHFRWGLRAVVKTKTYDLNQGIHELVDKVDMKVRKEVEKVQEHKA; encoded by the coding sequence ATGAACATTACGATTAAATCGGTACATTTCGATGCAAGTGAATCTACACGAGAGTTTCTGGAAGAGCGACTACAGAAAATCGATTTTGCCACCGACAAGATCGTGGATCTGGACTTTACCCTCACCAGGGAAAAAGATCACCAGTTCGAGATAGAAGCAAAGATTCATTTCCGGTGGGGGCTGCGGGCCGTCGTGAAAACGAAAACCTACGATCTCAACCAGGGCATACACGAGCTGGTGGACAAGGTTGATATGAAAGTCCGGAAGGAAGTAGAAAAGGTTCAGGAGCATAAGGCCTGA
- a CDS encoding sensor histidine kinase, with product MRSKKRKAPSRRVQRTTSASLTAVLSLGTLYITVVVLAVLLSRELGRGPERFQIRLAAFFALLGMIVSVVLLGIVALNLLRLLRDRRRGVAGSMLKSRLSVCFLVVVGLSAIPQGVLSVNFLSSAQELLFHIGTDDALSDGLALVLEYHDRHVQDLKHLATLEDLEDLLVPGESPPEEGALWKALQGRLPTLAAVQIFDKTGRDWFFLGREDLRQGRFYSPGLLGVIGSGEPSAVRTIHQGTEELLRLDLPLDHPWAGRAAITTSLPPGFGQTTRDMARVMGFFQGLRDIRPFFGIFAGLVYGSFFVPIMLMAVLTSFFLADRIIRPIESLEEATRSVAEGDYSVRILGRPSDDLGLLVISFNNMVTDLDRAQRRMAQAEKVQAWQEIAQRLAHEVKNPLTPIRLATERLRRKHQTGSPDFPEVLERTVDTILREVDTLSALLNEFRSFARLPLPAFSLVPLKELVREAVSVFQADPRVEIDIDGLDPGLVLPLDPGLMRQVIVNLVTNAAEAAPKGVLVRFHTDVVRKSGHEYCRFRVEDNGPGIAPDLEESIFVPYVTGKRDGTGLGLAIVERIIFDHRGRISCESTPGSGTVFIIDLPLDRHDRHDRHQEAKA from the coding sequence TTGAGGAGTAAAAAGAGAAAAGCCCCCTCCCGGCGAGTTCAGAGAACAACCTCGGCATCCCTTACGGCGGTGCTGAGCCTGGGAACCCTCTATATCACCGTGGTGGTGCTGGCGGTTCTTCTCTCCCGGGAGCTTGGCCGGGGTCCTGAACGGTTTCAGATCAGGCTCGCTGCTTTTTTTGCCCTTCTGGGAATGATCGTCTCGGTGGTTCTCCTGGGAATTGTGGCGCTGAACCTGCTCCGGCTCCTTCGGGATCGGCGCCGGGGAGTTGCGGGGAGCATGCTCAAGAGCAGGCTCTCGGTATGTTTCCTTGTGGTGGTGGGGCTCTCGGCGATTCCCCAGGGGGTGCTGTCGGTTAACTTCCTCTCCTCGGCCCAGGAGCTTCTCTTTCATATCGGTACCGATGATGCTCTCTCGGACGGCCTTGCCCTTGTTCTGGAGTATCATGATCGCCATGTTCAGGACCTGAAGCATCTCGCAACGCTGGAGGATCTGGAAGATCTTCTGGTTCCCGGCGAGTCTCCTCCGGAGGAAGGAGCTCTCTGGAAGGCTCTGCAGGGGCGGTTGCCCACGCTGGCAGCGGTACAGATCTTCGATAAAACAGGTCGGGACTGGTTCTTTCTGGGTCGGGAAGATCTTCGCCAGGGGCGTTTTTATTCTCCAGGTCTCCTGGGCGTGATCGGATCCGGAGAGCCCTCGGCGGTGCGTACGATCCACCAGGGAACGGAAGAGCTGTTGAGGCTCGATCTTCCCCTGGATCATCCCTGGGCGGGGCGGGCAGCAATAACCACGAGCCTTCCTCCCGGTTTTGGGCAAACCACCCGGGATATGGCCCGGGTGATGGGGTTCTTTCAGGGGCTGCGGGACATCAGGCCCTTCTTTGGTATCTTTGCGGGGCTGGTCTACGGCTCGTTCTTTGTGCCGATTATGCTTATGGCAGTGCTGACCAGCTTTTTCCTTGCCGATCGTATCATTCGCCCCATCGAGTCCCTTGAGGAGGCCACCCGGAGTGTAGCAGAGGGCGATTATTCGGTGCGGATTCTGGGCCGTCCCTCGGATGATTTGGGGTTGTTGGTAATTTCCTTCAACAATATGGTGACTGATCTTGATCGGGCGCAACGACGGATGGCCCAGGCCGAAAAGGTCCAGGCCTGGCAGGAAATAGCACAACGCCTGGCTCACGAGGTCAAGAATCCTCTTACTCCCATCCGGCTGGCGACAGAGCGCCTGCGAAGAAAGCATCAGACCGGCTCCCCGGATTTTCCCGAAGTTCTGGAAAGAACGGTTGATACCATCCTGAGAGAGGTCGATACCCTCTCGGCGCTCCTGAACGAGTTTCGCTCCTTTGCCCGGCTGCCTCTCCCCGCATTTTCGCTGGTTCCTCTGAAAGAACTTGTTCGAGAGGCTGTCAGTGTTTTCCAGGCAGATCCTCGCGTAGAGATCGATATTGACGGGTTGGATCCGGGCCTGGTTTTGCCTCTGGACCCAGGACTGATGCGGCAGGTGATTGTGAACCTGGTTACCAACGCCGCCGAGGCAGCGCCCAAGGGGGTTCTGGTACGCTTTCACACCGATGTGGTGCGAAAATCGGGGCATGAATACTGTCGTTTTCGGGTTGAGGATAACGGACCAGGGATTGCTCCCGATCTGGAGGAATCGATTTTTGTCCCCTACGTAACGGGCAAGCGTGATGGTACCGGTCTGGGGCTTGCCATCGTGGAGCGGATTATTTTTGATCACCGAGGCCGGATTTCCTGCGAAAGTACTCCCGGTTCCGGCACGGTGTTTATCATCGATCTTCCCCTGGACCGGCATGATCGGCATGACCGGCATCAAGAGGCAAAGGCATAA
- a CDS encoding HPr family phosphocarrier protein, translating into MTEKDVVVRNRAGIHARPAAMIVQAAARFSSHIEFATEHETINAKSIMGIITLGAGYQAMIRIKADGDDEEEAVEQLVQLFESGFEE; encoded by the coding sequence ATGACGGAGAAGGATGTGGTGGTACGAAACCGTGCGGGAATCCACGCACGACCCGCCGCAATGATTGTGCAGGCTGCTGCCCGATTTTCATCGCATATCGAGTTTGCCACAGAGCATGAAACGATAAACGCCAAGTCGATTATGGGGATCATAACCTTGGGCGCGGGGTATCAGGCCATGATCCGGATCAAGGCCGACGGTGACGATGAGGAGGAAGCGGTGGAACAGCTGGTTCAGCTTTTTGAAAGCGGATTTGAGGAGTAA
- the holA gene encoding DNA polymerase III subunit delta: MAQSFPSLLLHLGPEEGEKQAAFLELRGALRNAYGQDLEEHSFYAFETPPDRVVDILQNGSLFGSASLVRYRAVEQLKRKEDILPLVRYAENPSKTSVLLLESSEVSLHKDVKDAVGSRHTKIFWEMFESQKKGWLSGYFRRHDARIDPEALELLLELVENNTLDLRQEADRLMAFFGKQITLEHVDQYIYHAREESIFTLFDAILAEDLDHALDIAVKLLMTMDAVQVVLGIAWQVDRLFSLQTLRAGGVPQGKLFEEQARRSGQRIAGKRLQKSLLGGISRYSLEDCRALRVLTGDTDALLRSVPATLHGGIVQQYLYSVISRKGRWNVAAPFARRPWEFPGASGFRGV; this comes from the coding sequence ATGGCCCAGTCCTTTCCTTCCCTGTTGCTTCATCTGGGACCTGAGGAGGGTGAGAAGCAGGCTGCCTTCCTGGAGTTGCGGGGAGCTTTGCGGAACGCCTATGGTCAGGATCTGGAGGAGCACTCCTTCTACGCTTTTGAGACTCCCCCCGATCGGGTGGTGGACATCCTTCAGAACGGCTCCCTCTTTGGATCAGCTTCGCTGGTGAGGTACCGGGCAGTGGAGCAGCTCAAGCGGAAGGAGGATATCCTTCCCCTGGTCCGCTACGCAGAAAATCCTTCGAAAACATCGGTGCTCCTCCTGGAGAGCTCCGAGGTTTCCCTTCATAAAGACGTGAAGGATGCTGTGGGTAGCCGCCACACCAAAATCTTTTGGGAAATGTTCGAGAGCCAGAAAAAGGGCTGGCTCTCGGGGTATTTCAGGCGCCACGATGCCCGAATCGATCCCGAGGCGCTGGAGCTTCTCCTGGAGCTGGTGGAAAATAACACACTTGATCTTCGACAGGAAGCGGACCGGCTCATGGCCTTTTTCGGGAAGCAGATCACTCTGGAGCATGTGGATCAGTACATCTATCATGCAAGGGAAGAGAGTATCTTTACCCTCTTTGATGCAATTCTTGCCGAGGATCTGGACCACGCACTGGATATTGCCGTGAAGCTTCTGATGACGATGGATGCGGTCCAGGTTGTGTTGGGGATTGCCTGGCAGGTGGATCGGCTCTTTTCTCTCCAGACCTTGCGTGCCGGGGGAGTTCCCCAGGGAAAGCTCTTTGAGGAACAGGCCCGGCGATCGGGGCAACGAATCGCGGGAAAACGGCTCCAGAAAAGTCTCCTGGGGGGAATATCCCGCTATTCTCTCGAAGACTGCAGGGCTCTCCGCGTTCTCACGGGTGATACCGATGCGCTTCTCCGCTCTGTTCCTGCCACGCTTCACGGAGGAATAGTGCAGCAGTATCTCTATAGTGTGATCAGCAGGAAGGGCCGCTGGAATGTGGCGGCTCCTTTTGCCCGGCGGCCCTGGGAGTTTCCCGGGGCGTCCGGTTTCAGAGGAGTCTGA
- the lptB gene encoding LPS export ABC transporter ATP-binding protein, with translation MSGTTLSVSGLRKRFGRKEVVRGVDFSMETGQVVSLLGPNGAGKTTLFYMVVGFISATAGQVYLGSREITRLPMFRRALAGISYLPQEPSIFRKLTVEQNLLAVLELRRDLSRKERLFRADQLLDELGVIGLRRQKAYTLSGGERRRTEIARALAIEPKFLLLDEPFAGIDPRARYEIKSICLHLARQGIGILITDHNERDTLEISGYSYLINCGEIVVAGTREEIEADETARRIYLGDDYQR, from the coding sequence ATGAGTGGGACCACCCTGAGCGTCTCGGGGTTGCGAAAGCGCTTCGGCCGCAAGGAAGTTGTCCGGGGGGTTGATTTCTCCATGGAGACGGGGCAGGTGGTGAGTCTTCTGGGACCCAACGGGGCGGGAAAGACCACTCTTTTCTATATGGTAGTAGGGTTTATCTCTGCCACGGCCGGCCAGGTCTACCTGGGAAGCCGGGAGATCACCCGCCTTCCCATGTTTCGTCGGGCTCTGGCGGGAATATCCTATCTGCCTCAGGAGCCGTCGATCTTCCGAAAACTTACGGTTGAGCAGAATCTCCTGGCTGTCCTGGAACTCCGACGGGATCTTTCCCGGAAGGAACGGCTGTTTCGTGCAGATCAGCTTCTGGATGAGCTGGGCGTCATCGGGCTTCGGCGGCAGAAGGCTTACACCCTTTCCGGTGGTGAGCGGCGGCGCACCGAAATTGCCCGGGCTCTGGCGATCGAGCCGAAATTCCTGCTTCTGGACGAGCCCTTCGCCGGAATAGATCCCAGAGCGCGCTATGAAATCAAAAGCATCTGTTTGCACCTGGCCCGTCAGGGGATCGGTATCCTCATTACCGATCACAATGAGCGGGACACCCTGGAGATTTCCGGCTATTCCTACCTGATAAATTGCGGAGAAATTGTAGTAGCCGGAACAAGGGAAGAGATCGAGGCCGATGAGACGGCGCGGCGGATTTATCTGGGAGACGATTACCAGCGGTAA